Proteins from a genomic interval of Rhodothermales bacterium:
- a CDS encoding oligopeptide transporter, OPT family, producing MASNTDPEELAPFIPASTTLPEITVKALVLGFLLSAVLAGANAYLGLKVGMTVSASIPAAVISMALLRLFREQNILENNIVQTAASAGEAVAAGVIFTLPALVVLGYWQGFPFLPTMAVAAAGGVLGVLFTVPLRRALIIEAKLQFPEGVATGEVLKAGTRGGEGAKLIGIAGLAGAGLKLAQSGFKIAAGKASGALTAGGAVFGFGSELGVALLGVGFIVGLNIATLVFGGGLISWLVGIPLYGLLANPDTIESVTGGATGYGAAEQIWSARIRFMGVGAMAAGGIWTLVALVKPIRDGIRSSLEAVRNARAGGADAVPRTERDMPINSVFVGTLAMAIPIFAVFLFVVDQDALGVSSGTYYGTVLFGVVFAVLAGFFFASVAGYMSGLVGSSNNPISGVTIATILAVSLLLLLILGAQIDFAVDAARATSAAATAILVGGVVACAAAIAGDNMQDLKAGQIVGATPAKQQILQVVGVLAGAVAIAPVLQLLFSAYGLGDVFPRAGMDTAEALSAPQATLMSSVAHGVFSRDLPWTMIWIGVAIAAALIILDRHLERTGSSFRTPVLAVAVGIYLPIELTTPIFIGGVIAWAAARAIRNAGGGKEATATGARQGLLFASGLITGEALVGILLAIPFAATQSTDVLAIPLGGMDWLPMVLGLGAFVCFCAWMYRVARA from the coding sequence ATGGCATCAAACACCGATCCGGAGGAACTGGCGCCGTTCATTCCGGCCTCTACAACGCTGCCTGAGATCACCGTAAAAGCCCTGGTTTTGGGCTTTTTGCTTTCCGCCGTGTTGGCAGGGGCGAATGCATACCTGGGACTGAAGGTGGGAATGACCGTCTCGGCATCGATTCCTGCTGCCGTGATTTCGATGGCCCTGCTGCGCCTGTTCCGGGAGCAGAACATCCTGGAGAACAACATCGTGCAGACGGCCGCTTCGGCCGGAGAGGCGGTGGCGGCCGGAGTCATCTTTACGTTGCCGGCTCTGGTGGTGCTGGGCTACTGGCAGGGATTCCCGTTCCTGCCGACCATGGCCGTTGCAGCGGCGGGCGGCGTGCTTGGGGTGCTGTTCACAGTACCACTGAGGCGGGCCCTCATCATTGAGGCCAAGCTGCAGTTTCCGGAAGGCGTCGCCACCGGCGAAGTGCTGAAGGCGGGCACTCGGGGCGGTGAGGGCGCCAAACTCATCGGCATCGCAGGTTTGGCGGGTGCCGGCCTCAAGCTTGCGCAATCCGGCTTCAAAATCGCGGCCGGAAAGGCCTCGGGGGCACTCACGGCCGGGGGTGCCGTCTTCGGTTTCGGCAGCGAACTGGGCGTGGCCCTGCTCGGTGTCGGCTTCATCGTGGGGCTGAACATTGCCACGCTGGTCTTCGGTGGTGGCTTGATCTCCTGGCTCGTGGGCATCCCGCTGTACGGCCTGCTTGCAAACCCGGACACGATTGAGTCGGTCACGGGTGGCGCCACGGGATACGGTGCGGCGGAGCAGATCTGGAGCGCGCGCATCCGGTTCATGGGAGTCGGCGCGATGGCGGCCGGAGGCATCTGGACGCTGGTGGCACTGGTCAAGCCGATTCGCGACGGCATTCGTTCCTCCCTGGAGGCCGTGCGCAACGCCCGGGCGGGCGGCGCCGACGCCGTCCCGCGTACCGAACGCGACATGCCGATCAACTCGGTGTTCGTGGGTACGCTGGCCATGGCAATCCCCATTTTTGCGGTGTTCCTGTTTGTGGTGGATCAGGACGCGCTTGGCGTTTCGTCCGGCACGTACTACGGCACGGTGCTGTTCGGCGTCGTGTTTGCTGTTTTGGCCGGCTTCTTCTTTGCATCCGTCGCCGGATACATGTCGGGACTTGTGGGGTCGTCCAACAACCCGATCTCAGGCGTAACCATTGCGACCATCCTGGCGGTGTCGCTGCTTCTGCTGCTCATCCTCGGAGCGCAGATTGATTTCGCGGTCGATGCGGCCCGTGCTACCTCCGCCGCTGCAACCGCAATTCTGGTTGGAGGCGTGGTGGCTTGTGCGGCGGCCATCGCGGGAGACAACATGCAGGACCTGAAGGCCGGGCAGATTGTCGGCGCGACGCCGGCCAAGCAGCAGATCCTGCAGGTCGTCGGCGTGCTGGCCGGGGCGGTGGCCATTGCTCCGGTGCTTCAGCTGTTGTTCTCGGCCTACGGTCTTGGCGACGTGTTTCCGCGGGCCGGCATGGACACGGCAGAGGCCCTGTCCGCGCCGCAGGCTACCCTGATGAGTTCGGTCGCGCACGGTGTCTTCTCGCGAGACCTGCCCTGGACCATGATCTGGATTGGCGTGGCGATTGCCGCCGCCCTCATCATCCTGGACCGCCACCTGGAGCGAACAGGATCCTCGTTCCGCACGCCGGTCCTTGCCGTAGCGGTTGGCATCTACCTGCCCATCGAGCTGACCACCCCCATTTTCATCGGAGGAGTGATTGCATGGGCTGCCGCGCGTGCCATCCGGAATGCCGGAGGAGGCAAGGAGGCCACCGCGACCGGGGCTCGGCAGGGTCTGCTGTTCGCCTCGGGACTCATCACCGGCGAGGCCCTGGTGGGCATTTTGCTCGCTATTCCTTTTGCCGCGACCCAAAGCACCGATGTGCTGGCCATTCCTCTGGGCGGCATGGACTGGTTGCCCATGGTGCTGGGACTGGGCGCGTTCGTGTGCTTCTGTGCCTGGATGTATCGCGTAGCCCGAGCCTGA
- a CDS encoding metal-dependent hydrolase, with product MKLTYYGHSVVQIETADTTILVDPFISGNPHVEGIVVAGDFHPDVILITHAHGDHWGDTEDIARRTNALVVANHEIVTYLSGKTGHQRVHGMNVGGAYTFPWGTVKQTLARHSSSFPDGTYGGNPNGYLLTVGDDVVYLAGDTAVFAEMAWIGEDHDIDVAFLPIGDCYTMGPEDAVRAAGMLKPAVTVPVHYNTFPPIEVDVASWLDRMVDAGHRGHVLRPGETLSI from the coding sequence ATGAAACTGACCTACTACGGACACTCCGTGGTGCAGATCGAAACCGCGGACACCACCATCCTGGTGGACCCGTTCATTTCCGGGAATCCCCATGTAGAGGGGATCGTGGTCGCAGGGGACTTCCATCCGGACGTCATCCTGATCACGCACGCCCATGGCGATCACTGGGGAGACACAGAGGACATCGCCCGCCGGACGAACGCCCTTGTGGTGGCCAATCACGAAATCGTGACCTACCTGTCCGGCAAGACCGGCCACCAGCGGGTTCACGGCATGAACGTTGGCGGAGCCTATACATTTCCCTGGGGCACCGTGAAGCAGACGTTGGCCCGCCACTCTTCGTCCTTTCCGGACGGCACCTACGGCGGCAATCCCAACGGATACCTGCTGACGGTCGGAGACGACGTGGTGTACCTGGCCGGGGATACGGCGGTGTTCGCGGAAATGGCCTGGATAGGGGAGGACCATGACATCGACGTTGCGTTCTTGCCCATCGGAGACTGTTATACGATGGGCCCTGAGGACGCCGTGCGTGCAGCAGGCATGCTCAAGCCTGCTGTGACGGTGCCGGTTCACTACAACACGTTTCCGCCGATCGAGGTGGACGTGGCGTCGTGGCTGGACCGCATGGTAGACGCCGGACACAGAGGGCACGTGCTTCGCCCTGGCGAAACGCTTTCGATTTAG
- a CDS encoding metallophosphoesterase family protein, whose translation MIVGVVSDTHGWFHPELPSALGDCDLILHAGDVGDPSILERLAEVAPTRAVPGNIDGQYILRRYPAHDRFEFEGLRFWMTHIAGHPDRWQAGLGPMLRQDPPDVFICGHSHILRIERVASLGNMLFLNPGAAGRQGFHQVKTCVRLHLDGGKAVQAEVVHLDESPA comes from the coding sequence TTGATCGTAGGCGTCGTCTCTGATACGCACGGGTGGTTCCACCCAGAACTACCCTCCGCGCTCGGAGATTGCGACCTCATCCTGCATGCGGGCGACGTCGGCGATCCGTCGATTCTTGAACGTCTTGCCGAGGTCGCTCCGACGCGCGCGGTACCGGGCAACATAGACGGGCAGTACATCCTGCGTCGCTACCCTGCGCACGACCGATTCGAGTTCGAAGGCCTTAGATTCTGGATGACACACATCGCAGGACATCCGGATCGATGGCAGGCCGGTCTCGGCCCGATGCTGCGCCAGGATCCACCGGACGTGTTCATTTGCGGCCACAGTCATATCCTTCGCATTGAACGTGTGGCTTCGCTGGGGAATATGTTGTTTCTGAACCCCGGCGCGGCAGGGAGGCAGGGGTTTCATCAGGTAAAGACCTGCGTCCGGCTGCACCTGGACGGCGGAAAGGCCGTGCAGGCGGAAGTCGTGCACCTGGATGAATCCCCCGCATGA
- a CDS encoding SpoIIE family protein phosphatase, with amino-acid sequence MTESELKVQRTERFDLRALYETSRILNSSLELEFVLNNLLLTAMSKLLVTRGAAFLYDQIEGAYRVAAVKGIRGLKAGEYLDLPGLSPGALAQGEAVPATLADRGIDLAVSVAYGDRVLGLLALGPKALGRDFESRELEFVHSLVNMSSAAVHNSLMVEELKQANRDLDGKVQQLNTLFDLSQEFNATVDRARLVKLLSLGLMGQMLVSKHLFLLGSSEPSEDAQALESEDGTRYFRVVTSKGVPAGALGKEALLALCRLETVELVGHDASEAWTSFREQGLVVAIPIRQKGETGGVLCLGPKMTGKPYGPDDVEFLISLGNLAFVSLQNSFLVEQQLEKQRLEEEIRLARQIQEGLQPASLPEVEGLEIATLALPSRHVAGDYYDVVELDGGRILLAIADVTGKGMPASLLMSNLQAALHSILPMDITLEEATANMNRVICRNTGFDKFITYFHGIYHKERRTFRYVNAGHNPPMLLRATGEVEELETGGLLLGVMKGMPYEAGLVTLEKGDVLAIFTDGVTEAMSPDGEEFEEPRLEKVLREASAGSAQEILDGVRTAIREWTADAPTLSDDLTMIVVKAI; translated from the coding sequence ATGACAGAAAGCGAACTCAAGGTTCAGCGCACCGAACGATTCGACCTGCGAGCGCTCTACGAGACCAGCAGGATCCTGAATTCCAGCCTGGAACTGGAATTCGTGCTGAACAACCTGCTGCTCACCGCCATGAGCAAGCTGTTGGTCACCCGAGGTGCCGCGTTCCTGTACGACCAGATTGAGGGGGCGTACCGCGTCGCCGCGGTAAAGGGTATTCGAGGCCTTAAGGCTGGGGAATACCTGGACCTGCCGGGCTTGTCTCCAGGCGCGCTGGCGCAGGGAGAAGCCGTGCCGGCCACGCTCGCCGACCGTGGAATCGACCTGGCGGTTTCTGTCGCCTATGGGGATCGCGTGCTGGGATTGTTGGCTCTGGGCCCGAAAGCACTTGGACGGGACTTCGAGAGTCGCGAACTGGAGTTTGTGCACTCGCTGGTCAACATGTCGTCCGCGGCCGTGCACAACTCACTCATGGTGGAGGAGCTCAAGCAGGCCAACCGGGACCTGGACGGCAAGGTGCAGCAACTCAACACGCTGTTCGATCTCTCCCAGGAGTTCAACGCCACCGTGGACCGGGCAAGGCTGGTCAAGCTGCTCTCGCTGGGCCTGATGGGCCAGATGCTGGTCAGCAAGCACCTCTTCCTGCTCGGGTCCAGCGAGCCCTCCGAGGACGCGCAGGCGCTGGAGAGTGAGGACGGCACCCGATATTTCCGGGTGGTTACCTCCAAGGGCGTGCCGGCAGGCGCCCTCGGCAAGGAGGCACTGCTGGCATTGTGCCGTCTGGAGACCGTGGAATTGGTCGGGCACGATGCTTCGGAGGCCTGGACGTCTTTCCGGGAGCAGGGTCTTGTCGTGGCCATTCCCATCAGGCAGAAAGGGGAGACCGGCGGGGTTCTTTGCCTGGGGCCCAAGATGACCGGCAAGCCGTACGGCCCCGACGATGTCGAATTCCTGATCTCGCTCGGCAACCTCGCTTTTGTCTCGCTCCAGAATTCTTTCCTGGTGGAGCAGCAGCTTGAGAAGCAGCGCCTCGAGGAGGAGATACGTTTGGCCCGGCAGATTCAGGAAGGGCTTCAACCGGCGTCCCTGCCTGAGGTGGAGGGACTTGAGATCGCGACGCTTGCCCTGCCGAGCCGGCATGTGGCGGGCGACTACTACGACGTAGTCGAGCTCGACGGCGGTCGCATTCTTCTGGCCATTGCCGATGTGACCGGAAAGGGCATGCCCGCGTCGCTGCTCATGTCCAATCTGCAGGCAGCGCTTCACTCCATACTGCCCATGGACATCACGCTGGAAGAGGCGACGGCAAACATGAACCGGGTGATTTGCCGAAACACCGGGTTCGACAAGTTCATCACCTATTTCCACGGCATTTACCACAAGGAGCGGCGCACATTCCGCTACGTCAATGCCGGGCACAATCCGCCGATGCTGCTCCGGGCAACCGGAGAGGTGGAAGAACTCGAAACGGGAGGCCTGTTGCTTGGTGTGATGAAGGGCATGCCCTATGAAGCGGGTCTCGTGACGCTGGAGAAAGGGGACGTGCTCGCCATTTTTACCGATGGCGTCACCGAGGCCATGAGTCCCGACGGCGAAGAGTTCGAGGAGCCTCGATTGGAGAAGGTGTTGCGCGAGGCCTCGGCGGGATCCGCCCAGGAGATCCTGGACGGAGTGCGAACTGCCATCAGGGAATGGACGGCCGATGCGCCGACGCTGTCAGACGACCTCACGATGATCGTCGTCAAAGCGATCTAG
- a CDS encoding response regulator, with translation MGLDPSRRLTQAVSESWGEEEGLPQSSVRSLLQTPDGYLWAGTQGGLVRFNGRQFDVFDRSNSAAFVASHGTRSLLWAEDSLWVGTSGSGLLRWDGSALVRAGLPEELSRSVISSIAAHPEGTVWAATFGDGVFVYPVGGGPIRRITAAWGLPDDYTTAISIESDGTAWLGTKSGLARIKDGQLTVWDEDDGLPSSEITSVISTSTGLISVGTKAGLRVFDGTRFTTDVAAADEEVDVQFEDRFGSRWLGTTTGGVVRLTWNGIDRYTTEHGLTHDAVAAFVEDAEGSVWIGTDGGGLNRLRPGKFESYTVLEGMASNMAYGVWVDPSNRIWVGSESDGISVIDQQETRLITTQNGLSGDNVMSIAGTSDGAVWAGTYGAGLNRISPEGDITHFSAADGLAHDVVSSIVVAPGDVLWIGTDGGVSRYADGEFYNTTVDDGLPSPYIMSLYRDSAGGIWAGTYDGGVAHIEGSQITVFDTDAGLGVNMVLDAVETAPGEIWLATYGGGLSRVQQAEVTTLTMQDGLFDDTIYGLVVDDLGQLWMTSPRGLFSVPVAELNAVANGVRERVNSTSYGRDDGLKSNEFNGGFQPAAWRGPDGRLVFPSIEGIAVISPHNVPRNTVVPPVHLEHLKVDGSTTTFHAGLVTDVTPGRVEVAFAGLSFMVPEEVQYRYMLEGYDADWTYTYEPKAVYTNLPAKQMLFRVQAANNDGLWNEIGAEIAINRPPRFWETGWFAGLCLLLILATTWLAVKLRLKAMKERQRQLEQTVAERTRDLREEKERVEEAKTVIEAQAEKLKELDRFKTKFFSNVSHEFRTPLTMIVGPLENALKGQYGDLSDALRRQSQIMLRNALRLLNLINQLMDLSKLEAGRMPLKAGAKNIVTFMQNLQLTVTALAEKKNIEMPFEAPGRDIELYFEPDKMEKVFYNLLSNALKFTPEGGRVGISIAETDDTVTVTVKDSGKGIPREQLPHVFDRFHQVEGTKSNDIEGTGIGLSLVKEMVLLHGGEVSVDSEVGEWTAFSVTLRKGTEHLQQDQIVAEITSRENNLSTVAKLAEGENLVEVEDRHWKTVNLDAPLIMVADDNPDVRSYVSEILETHGYRTVKAFDGQDGLEKARIRRPRLILSDVMMPRMDGLELCRAVKADPELKHTPIILLTARATNQSAIDGLDSGADDYLPKPFNTNELLARIANLIRGREEQQKLVVQTEELEKRVDEQVDIILSQRKNYEATILSERDRAIAASQLKQNILDNVSHEFRTPLTAIMGFAEILAETTVEEDREFVDTIRENGERLLATLDGILRLANLRSNPEFVERRRTELGTLVEEVLEDVSREHGTTGHTVQFNAGTEPAMAEINTRAVSTAVENVLENAFKFSPNGGNITVTVENVARGVQISVSDEGIGIPPDRCEDAFEPFKQVSQGLAREYGGVGIGLSVARELVEDHAGTIRLHSQVGEGTTIRIWLPLERTDLTKEESPDRPAVQPPSHRRAPDAGTSIA, from the coding sequence ATGGGCCTGGACCCCTCCAGACGACTGACACAGGCCGTTTCTGAATCCTGGGGCGAGGAGGAGGGCCTGCCTCAGAGCAGCGTGCGCTCCTTGCTGCAGACGCCGGACGGGTATCTGTGGGCCGGCACGCAGGGCGGACTCGTTCGATTCAACGGTCGGCAGTTCGATGTCTTTGACCGGTCGAATTCCGCAGCCTTTGTGGCTTCCCACGGCACCCGAAGTCTGCTGTGGGCGGAGGACTCGCTTTGGGTCGGCACTTCAGGGTCGGGACTGCTCCGCTGGGACGGCAGCGCACTGGTACGGGCCGGCTTGCCGGAAGAGCTCAGCCGCAGCGTAATTTCCTCCATCGCGGCCCACCCGGAAGGCACCGTCTGGGCAGCGACCTTTGGAGACGGCGTATTTGTGTATCCCGTAGGCGGAGGGCCCATCCGCAGGATCACCGCAGCCTGGGGCCTCCCGGATGATTACACCACCGCGATCTCGATTGAGTCGGACGGGACCGCCTGGTTAGGTACGAAGTCCGGGCTGGCCCGCATCAAGGATGGCCAGCTCACGGTCTGGGATGAGGACGATGGGCTCCCGAGCAGCGAAATCACGTCCGTCATAAGCACCAGCACCGGGCTGATCTCAGTCGGCACCAAGGCAGGTCTCCGGGTTTTCGACGGCACCCGCTTCACGACGGACGTGGCCGCCGCCGACGAGGAGGTGGACGTACAGTTTGAGGACCGATTCGGCAGTCGGTGGCTTGGCACGACTACAGGCGGCGTGGTTCGCCTCACCTGGAACGGGATCGATCGTTACACCACAGAGCATGGTCTGACACACGACGCAGTGGCTGCCTTTGTGGAAGACGCCGAAGGCAGCGTCTGGATCGGCACCGACGGAGGAGGTCTCAACCGGCTGCGTCCCGGGAAATTCGAGTCCTACACGGTGCTTGAGGGCATGGCCTCCAATATGGCCTACGGCGTATGGGTGGATCCGTCCAACCGCATCTGGGTGGGAAGCGAAAGTGATGGCATCTCGGTCATCGACCAGCAGGAAACCAGACTCATCACCACGCAGAACGGCCTGTCTGGAGACAATGTGATGTCGATCGCAGGAACGAGCGATGGCGCGGTCTGGGCGGGTACCTACGGGGCGGGACTGAACCGTATCTCGCCGGAAGGAGACATCACCCATTTTTCGGCGGCCGACGGCCTGGCCCACGACGTGGTGTCCAGCATCGTGGTGGCACCGGGAGACGTGCTTTGGATCGGCACGGACGGGGGCGTCAGCCGATATGCCGACGGAGAGTTCTACAACACAACCGTCGATGATGGCCTGCCCAGCCCGTACATCATGTCGCTGTACCGAGACTCGGCCGGCGGGATCTGGGCCGGCACGTACGACGGCGGCGTTGCCCACATCGAGGGAAGTCAGATTACGGTGTTCGACACGGACGCCGGCCTTGGTGTCAACATGGTGCTCGATGCGGTGGAGACGGCCCCCGGAGAAATCTGGCTCGCGACCTACGGCGGTGGCCTCTCTCGCGTCCAGCAGGCAGAAGTCACCACGCTGACCATGCAGGATGGTCTGTTTGACGATACCATCTACGGGCTGGTTGTGGACGACCTCGGTCAGCTCTGGATGACGAGCCCGCGGGGCCTGTTTTCGGTGCCGGTGGCGGAGCTCAACGCCGTCGCGAACGGTGTTCGGGAGCGGGTGAATTCCACATCCTACGGTCGGGACGACGGCCTCAAGTCAAACGAGTTCAACGGCGGATTTCAGCCCGCTGCATGGAGAGGCCCGGACGGGCGACTGGTTTTCCCGTCCATCGAAGGAATCGCGGTGATCTCACCGCACAACGTGCCTCGAAACACGGTGGTGCCGCCGGTTCATCTGGAACATCTGAAGGTCGACGGTTCAACGACCACGTTCCACGCAGGACTGGTCACTGACGTCACACCGGGGCGCGTGGAGGTGGCATTCGCGGGGCTGAGCTTCATGGTACCGGAGGAAGTCCAATACCGGTACATGCTGGAGGGGTACGACGCGGACTGGACCTACACGTACGAGCCCAAGGCCGTCTACACGAACCTGCCCGCAAAGCAGATGCTCTTCCGGGTGCAGGCAGCCAACAATGACGGCCTGTGGAACGAGATTGGCGCGGAGATCGCCATCAACCGTCCGCCGCGGTTCTGGGAGACCGGCTGGTTCGCGGGACTGTGCCTGCTGCTGATCCTGGCCACCACCTGGCTGGCCGTCAAGTTGCGCCTCAAGGCCATGAAAGAGCGCCAGCGCCAGCTGGAGCAGACGGTTGCCGAGCGCACCAGGGACCTGCGGGAGGAGAAGGAGCGCGTTGAGGAAGCCAAGACAGTAATTGAGGCGCAGGCGGAAAAACTCAAGGAGCTCGACCGGTTCAAGACGAAGTTCTTCTCCAACGTCAGCCACGAATTCCGAACACCGCTGACCATGATCGTCGGTCCCCTCGAGAACGCCCTGAAGGGTCAGTACGGGGATCTGAGCGATGCGCTCCGGCGCCAGAGTCAGATCATGCTGCGCAACGCGCTGCGGCTGCTGAACCTGATCAACCAGTTGATGGATCTGTCCAAGCTGGAGGCGGGACGCATGCCGCTCAAGGCCGGCGCCAAGAACATTGTCACGTTCATGCAGAACCTGCAGCTGACCGTGACGGCGCTCGCCGAGAAGAAGAATATCGAGATGCCGTTTGAGGCGCCGGGCAGGGACATCGAGCTCTACTTCGAGCCGGACAAAATGGAGAAGGTGTTCTACAACCTGCTCTCCAACGCGCTCAAGTTCACACCGGAAGGTGGTCGGGTAGGCATCTCCATCGCGGAAACCGACGACACCGTCACAGTCACCGTCAAGGATTCCGGCAAGGGCATCCCCAGGGAGCAGCTACCGCACGTGTTCGACCGCTTTCATCAGGTCGAGGGCACCAAGTCCAACGACATCGAAGGCACCGGCATCGGTCTGTCCCTGGTCAAGGAAATGGTGCTGCTTCACGGCGGGGAGGTCTCCGTGGACAGCGAAGTAGGCGAGTGGACCGCATTCTCGGTCACGCTGCGCAAGGGGACCGAGCACCTGCAGCAGGATCAGATTGTGGCGGAGATCACCTCCAGGGAGAACAACCTTTCGACGGTCGCCAAGCTGGCCGAGGGAGAGAACCTCGTCGAAGTTGAGGACAGGCACTGGAAGACGGTCAACCTGGATGCGCCCCTGATCATGGTGGCGGACGACAACCCGGACGTGCGGTCGTACGTATCGGAGATCCTGGAAACGCACGGATACCGCACGGTCAAGGCGTTCGACGGCCAGGACGGTCTTGAGAAAGCCCGCATCCGGCGCCCGCGCTTGATACTGTCGGACGTCATGATGCCGCGCATGGACGGGCTGGAGCTCTGCCGAGCCGTCAAGGCGGACCCGGAACTGAAGCACACACCCATCATCCTGCTGACGGCACGTGCTACCAATCAGTCCGCGATTGACGGGCTGGACTCGGGTGCGGATGACTATCTGCCGAAGCCGTTCAATACGAACGAACTCCTGGCCCGCATTGCAAACCTCATTCGCGGCAGGGAAGAGCAGCAGAAGCTGGTGGTCCAGACCGAGGAACTCGAAAAGCGTGTCGACGAGCAGGTCGACATCATTCTGAGTCAGCGCAAGAACTACGAAGCGACCATTCTTTCAGAGCGCGACCGCGCGATCGCGGCGTCGCAACTCAAGCAGAACATTCTCGACAACGTCAGTCACGAATTCCGCACGCCGCTGACGGCCATCATGGGATTCGCAGAGATCCTGGCGGAGACAACCGTAGAAGAGGATCGCGAATTCGTGGATACGATCCGGGAGAACGGAGAGCGCCTGCTTGCCACACTGGACGGCATTCTGCGGCTGGCCAACCTGCGTAGCAATCCGGAGTTTGTCGAGCGCCGGCGAACGGAACTGGGCACCCTGGTAGAAGAAGTGTTGGAGGATGTCTCCCGGGAGCACGGCACCACAGGGCACACGGTGCAATTCAACGCCGGCACCGAGCCCGCCATGGCCGAGATCAACACCCGGGCGGTTTCGACAGCCGTGGAAAACGTGCTGGAGAACGCATTCAAGTTCTCGCCGAACGGCGGCAATATTACCGTGACGGTGGAGAATGTGGCGCGCGGTGTGCAGATCAGCGTGAGCGATGAGGGCATCGGTATCCCGCCGGATCGTTGCGAGGACGCGTTCGAGCCGTTCAAGCAGGTATCACAGGGCCTGGCGCGCGAGTACGGAGGTGTGGGCATCGGTCTTTCAGTTGCCCGGGAGCTCGTTGAGGACCATGCCGGCACCATCAGGCTGCACAGCCAGGTCGGAGAAGGCACGACCATCCGGATCTGGCTACCGCTTGAACGCACCGATCTCACGAAGGAAGAGTCCCCGGACCGGCCCGCCGTGCAGCCGCCGTCGCACCGACGCGCGCCGGATGCCGGAACGTCTATCGCCTGA
- a CDS encoding M28 family peptidase, with translation MRYASLLPALLLLSGTVQAQTPPATDARIYEIATAPSPERLEADIRTLAEFGTRHTLSDTLSDTRGIGAARRWIKAEFDRISEACGGCLEVFYQRYLVEAGVSSRIPTDTWIVNVVAIQRGTDYPDRYVIMSGDIDSRVSSSNNFTDDSPGANDNASGMAGTLEAARILTQYEFPNSVVYAGLSGEEQGLFGGQHMAAVAQEQDWHIVGVLNNDMIGNIEGVDGVIDNRAFRIFSEPTPVTESEQARRSRRFYGGEVDGVSRQIARYVHRMTRTYMPEMNPMMIYRLDRFGRGGHHRPFNDAGFAGVRIMEAHENYNRQHQDLRTENGIAYGDVIEGVNFEYAAKLTGVNVISLAGLAWAPPAPERVRIGGAVRPSTTLAWEAPEDPNVAGYAVYWRDTTAPQWQHRRFVTGATQYTLEGIVIDNFLFGVAAVGHDGNESEVVFPGGLIRR, from the coding sequence ATGCGCTACGCTTCACTCCTCCCAGCCCTCCTCCTGCTCTCCGGGACCGTCCAGGCCCAAACGCCTCCGGCGACGGATGCCCGGATCTACGAGATTGCCACGGCCCCATCGCCCGAAAGACTGGAGGCAGACATCCGCACCCTGGCGGAATTCGGCACGCGACACACGCTGTCCGACACGCTGAGCGATACGCGTGGCATCGGAGCGGCGCGACGGTGGATCAAGGCTGAGTTCGACCGGATCTCTGAGGCGTGCGGAGGCTGCCTGGAGGTCTTCTACCAGCGCTACCTGGTGGAAGCCGGCGTGTCCAGTCGCATTCCGACGGACACCTGGATCGTGAACGTGGTGGCAATCCAGCGGGGCACCGATTACCCGGACCGGTATGTCATCATGTCGGGCGACATCGACAGCCGGGTGTCGAGCTCCAACAACTTTACGGATGACTCACCCGGAGCCAATGACAACGCCTCCGGCATGGCAGGCACCCTGGAGGCCGCGCGCATTCTGACGCAGTATGAGTTCCCCAACTCGGTAGTCTATGCGGGACTGAGCGGAGAGGAGCAGGGTCTGTTCGGGGGGCAGCACATGGCCGCGGTGGCACAGGAGCAGGACTGGCACATCGTCGGTGTGCTCAACAATGACATGATCGGCAACATCGAGGGCGTCGACGGAGTCATCGACAACAGAGCCTTCCGCATTTTCTCCGAGCCCACGCCTGTGACGGAGTCCGAGCAGGCTCGCCGTTCGCGTCGATTCTACGGCGGTGAGGTCGATGGGGTGTCCCGTCAGATTGCCCGGTACGTGCACCGCATGACGCGCACGTACATGCCGGAGATGAACCCCATGATGATCTACCGGCTGGACCGGTTTGGACGTGGCGGGCACCACCGTCCCTTCAACGACGCCGGTTTTGCGGGTGTGCGCATCATGGAGGCCCATGAGAACTACAACCGCCAGCACCAGGATCTAAGGACCGAGAACGGGATCGCGTACGGGGACGTCATCGAGGGAGTCAACTTCGAGTACGCCGCCAAACTGACCGGGGTCAACGTCATCTCTCTTGCCGGGCTCGCATGGGCGCCGCCCGCACCGGAACGGGTGCGCATTGGAGGGGCCGTGCGTCCCTCCACGACACTCGCCTGGGAAGCCCCCGAAGATCCGAACGTCGCAGGCTACGCGGTGTATTGGCGCGACACGACTGCCCCGCAATGGCAGCACAGGAGATTCGTGACCGGCGCAACCCAGTACACGCTGGAGGGCATCGTCATCGACAACTTCCTGTTCGGAGTCGCCGCAGTCGGACATGACGGGAACGAAAGTGAGGTGGTCTTTCCCGGCGGCCTGATCAGGCGATAG